In one window of Macadamia integrifolia cultivar HAES 741 chromosome 2, SCU_Mint_v3, whole genome shotgun sequence DNA:
- the LOC122069242 gene encoding dehydrodolichyl diphosphate synthase 2, with the protein MLSLQLPLPLPPINNGFSHCNPKPALCLLQDRSRSGSGSGSGSLSRTSPSSTSLIKYLLRASATPADVVFEGEEVKGRETGFGTPAEEALLLPVGLRPELMPNHVAVIMDGNVRWARQKNFPSSFGHEAGVRALRELIELCCKWGISVLTVFAFSTENWIRPKVEVDFLLNLFERVIQEDLNNFMRENIRISVIGDSKKLPVSLQKLIAEAEQITRNNSQLQLIIAVSYSGQYDIVQACRSIADKVNNGLIAPNDITEAVIEQELETNCSNFPNPDLLIRTSGEQRVSNFLLWQLAYTELVFVQPLWPDFGKADFIDALCSFQQRRRRFAGRDS; encoded by the exons ATGCTCTCTCTGcaacttccacttccacttcctcCAATCAATAATGGGTTCTCTCATTGCAACCCAAAACCAGCTTTATGTTTACTCCAGGATCGATCTcgtagtggtagtggtagtggtagtggaaGCCTGTCAAGAACCTCCCCTTCTAGTACTTCTCTTATCAAGTATCTTTTACGTGCAAGTGCAACTCCAGCAGATGTGGTATTCGAAGGAGAAGAAGTGAAGGGAAGAGAGACTGGTTTTGGAACGCCAGCAGAAGAGGCGCTTTTGTTGCCGGTTGGGCTTCGGCCTGAATTGATGCCGAATCATGTAGCGGTGATCATGGATGGAAACGTGAGGTGGGCGAGGCAGAAGAATTTTCCTTCGTCGTTTGGTCATGAAGCTGGTGTTAGGGCTTTGAGAGAGCTTATTGAGCTCTGTTGCAAATGGGGGATTAGTGTTCTCACTGTTTTCGCTTTCTCAACTGAAAACTGGATTCGGCCCAAA GTCGAGGTTGATTTTTTGTTGAATTTGTTCGAGAGGGTGATACAGGAAGACCTGAATAATTTTATGAG AGAAAATATTCGAATATCTGTAATTGGTGATTCCAAGAAGCTCCCAGTGTCCCTGCAGAAACTGATAGCTGAAGCTGAGCAGATCACAAGGAACAACTCACAACTCCAACTGATTATTGCAGTCAGCTATAGTGGGCAGTATGATATTGTTCAAGCATGTAGAAGCATTGCTGACAAAGTAAATAATGGTCTCATCGCACCAAATGACATCACTGAAGCTGTAATTGAACAAGAACTAGAAACAAACTGCTCCAATTTTCCCAACCCTGATCTACTTATCCGTACTAGCGGTGAACAAAGGGTCAGCAACTTCTTGCTATGGCAGCTGGCCTATACCGAACTTGTCTTTGTACAACCACTCTGGCCTGATTTTGGAAAAGCCGACTTTATAGATGCACTATGTTCATTTCAGCAAAGGCGAAGACGATTTGCTGGCCGAGATTCATAA